A window of Streptomyces sp. Je 1-332 genomic DNA:
GCACGGCGGACGAGCTGAAGTCGAGGACGGGCGGTGACCGGATCGACGTGGTGGTGCGGGATGCTGCCCAACTGGACCTGGCCGCAAGCCTCTTGCCGGGTGATGCCACCGTGGACGCGGACCGCCGGCTAGCGAGCGCGCCGGTGGTCGACCGCATGGAGGCGCTCACCGGGGTCGTGCAGGCCCTGCGGGAGGCCGGGGTCGAGGCGGAGGACATCGCGGTGCGCAGGCCGACCCTGGACGAGGTGTTCCTGCGCCTGACGGGCCGCGCGGATGACCAGGAACGTACGGCGGATCGCCAGGAACGTACGGCGGATCACCAGGGACGTACGGCGGATCACCAGGGACGTACGAAGGAGGCCGTGTGAGTACGACGATGGCGAGCGGCACACCGACGCGGAGCCCGGTCCCGGTGGCGAGCGGCACGCCCGCGTGGTGGGCCGTGATCGACTCCTGGACCATGACCCGGCGCGAACTCGCGCACTGGGCACGCCAGCCCGTGCAGGTCCTGGTCGGCCTGGTCTTCCCGGTGATGCTGCTGCTGATGTTCAACTACCTGATCGGCGGCGGAAAGGGCATCGCGGGCGACTACGCCGAGTTCCTGGTGCCCGGCATGTTCGCACTGACCATGGCCTTCGGCCTGGACGCGACGATGGTCGCCGTCACCCAGGACCTCAACAAGGGTGTGATCGACCGCTTCCGGTCCATGCCGATGACCAACGGCGCGGTCCTGGTGGGCCGTTCGGCCGCCGACATGCTCCAGTCGCTCGCCTCGCTGCTCGTCATGATCGGCGTCGGGCTCGCGATCGGCTGGCGCTGGCACGGCTCCTTCGGAGCTGCGCTCGGCGCGGTCGGGCTGCTGCTCCTGCTGCGGTTCGCGATGCTGTGGATCGGCATCCACCTGGCGATGGTCGCGGGTAAACCGGAGCTGGTCGTGGCCGTGCAGATCCTGGTCTGGCCGGTGGGGTTCCTCTCCAACGCCTTCACGGTCCCGCAGAACATGCCGGGCTGGCTCGGCGCGACGG
This region includes:
- a CDS encoding ABC transporter permease: MASGTPTRSPVPVASGTPAWWAVIDSWTMTRRELAHWARQPVQVLVGLVFPVMLLLMFNYLIGGGKGIAGDYAEFLVPGMFALTMAFGLDATMVAVTQDLNKGVIDRFRSMPMTNGAVLVGRSAADMLQSLASLLVMIGVGLAIGWRWHGSFGAALGAVGLLLLLRFAMLWIGIHLAMVAGKPELVVAVQILVWPVGFLSNAFTVPQNMPGWLGATVEWNPMSATATAVRDLFGNDPGVVGTSWAAEHAGLLAVVWPVVLVGVFMPLAVRRFGGLSK